A genomic stretch from Onychostoma macrolepis isolate SWU-2019 chromosome 02, ASM1243209v1, whole genome shotgun sequence includes:
- the sh3gl1a gene encoding SH3-domain GRB2-like 1a isoform X1 — protein MSVAGLKKQFYKASQMMSEKVGGAEGTKLDEDFKDLERKADVTSKAISDVLCKTTEYLQPNPASRARLTMVNTMSKMRGQVKSPGYPQAEGLLGECMLKYGRDMGEDTNFGGALVEMGEAMKRLAEVKDCLDIDVKQNFIDPFQTIIEKDLKDIQHHLKKLEGRRLDYDYKKKRQGKIPDEELRQAAEKFEESKETAETSMQNLLDTDVEQVSQLAALVESQLQFHKQSMEVLEELAQRMRERVNKAQSQPRQKRMPVSRPSFDCSDPEDSNGGWNPSAAQPSYPSAVAPSFNRTSSRQKRNSTDQPCCKALYDFEPENDGELGFNEGDIITLTNQIDENWFEGAVHGQTGLFPCNYVEVMVPLRH, from the exons ATGTCTGTTGCCGGACTAAAGAAACAGTTTTATAAAGCGAGTCAG ATGATGAGCGAGAAGGTGGGAGGCGCAGAAGGAACCAAACTGGATGAGGACTTCAAAGACCTTGAGAGG AAGGCTGATGTCACCAGCAAAGCCATATCAGATGTTCTCTGCAAAACTACTGAATACCTGCAGCCtaacccag CATCAAGAGCGAGGTTGACCATGGTGAACACCATGTCTAAAATGCGCGGGCAGGTGAAGAGCCCAGGTTACCCGCAGGCAGAAGGCCTTCTGGGAGAGTGTATGCTCAAATACGGCCGTGACATGGGAGAGGACACCAACTTTG GCGGTGCTTTAGTGGAGATGGGAGAGGCCATGAAGAGGCTGGCAGAAGTGAAAGACTGTCTAGACATTGACGTCAAACAGAACTTCATCGACCCTTTCCAAACTATAATCGAGAAGGACCTGAAAGACATACAG CATCATCTGAAGAAACTGGAGGGCCGCCGACTGGATTACGACTACAAAAAGAAGCGTCAGGGGAAGATTCCGGATGAGGAGCTCAGGCAAGCAGCAGAGAAGTTCGAAGAGTCCAAAGAAACAGCTGAAACCAGCATGCAGAACCTTCTGGATACTGAC GTGGAGCAGGTGAGTCAGCTCGCAGCTTTGGTCGAATCTCAGCTGCAGTTTCACAAACAGTCTATGGAGGTCCTGGAGGAGCTGGCACAGAGAATGAGAGAAAG AGTAAACAAGGCCCAATCTCAGCCGCGCCAGAAACGGATGCCTGTGTCCAGACCCAGTTTTGATTGCTCGGATCCGGAAGACTCTAACGGAGGCTGGAATCCGTCAGCTGCACAACCCTCATATCCATCTGCAG TGGCCCCCTCCTTTAACAGGACATCTTCACGCCAAAAACGCAATT CGACAGATCAGCCCTGCTGCAAGGCTCTGTACGACTTTGAACCGGAGAACGATGGAGAGCTTGGCTTCAACGAGGGCGACATCATCACGCTGACCAATCAGATAGACGAGAACTGGTTCGAGGGAGCCGTGCACGGCCAGACCGGATTGTTCCCCTGTAACTACGTAGAGGTGATGGTGCCACTGCGGCACTGA
- the sh3gl1a gene encoding SH3-domain GRB2-like 1a isoform X2, with amino-acid sequence MSVAGLKKQFYKASQMMSEKVGGAEGTKLDEDFKDLERKADVTSKAISDVLCKTTEYLQPNPASRARLTMVNTMSKMRGQVKSPGYPQAEGLLGECMLKYGRDMGEDTNFGGALVEMGEAMKRLAEVKDCLDIDVKQNFIDPFQTIIEKDLKDIQHHLKKLEGRRLDYDYKKKRQGKIPDEELRQAAEKFEESKETAETSMQNLLDTDVEQVSQLAALVESQLQFHKQSMEVLEELAQRMRERVNKAQSQPRQKRMPVSRPSFDCSDPEDSNGGWNPSAAQPSYPSAATDQPCCKALYDFEPENDGELGFNEGDIITLTNQIDENWFEGAVHGQTGLFPCNYVEVMVPLRH; translated from the exons ATGTCTGTTGCCGGACTAAAGAAACAGTTTTATAAAGCGAGTCAG ATGATGAGCGAGAAGGTGGGAGGCGCAGAAGGAACCAAACTGGATGAGGACTTCAAAGACCTTGAGAGG AAGGCTGATGTCACCAGCAAAGCCATATCAGATGTTCTCTGCAAAACTACTGAATACCTGCAGCCtaacccag CATCAAGAGCGAGGTTGACCATGGTGAACACCATGTCTAAAATGCGCGGGCAGGTGAAGAGCCCAGGTTACCCGCAGGCAGAAGGCCTTCTGGGAGAGTGTATGCTCAAATACGGCCGTGACATGGGAGAGGACACCAACTTTG GCGGTGCTTTAGTGGAGATGGGAGAGGCCATGAAGAGGCTGGCAGAAGTGAAAGACTGTCTAGACATTGACGTCAAACAGAACTTCATCGACCCTTTCCAAACTATAATCGAGAAGGACCTGAAAGACATACAG CATCATCTGAAGAAACTGGAGGGCCGCCGACTGGATTACGACTACAAAAAGAAGCGTCAGGGGAAGATTCCGGATGAGGAGCTCAGGCAAGCAGCAGAGAAGTTCGAAGAGTCCAAAGAAACAGCTGAAACCAGCATGCAGAACCTTCTGGATACTGAC GTGGAGCAGGTGAGTCAGCTCGCAGCTTTGGTCGAATCTCAGCTGCAGTTTCACAAACAGTCTATGGAGGTCCTGGAGGAGCTGGCACAGAGAATGAGAGAAAG AGTAAACAAGGCCCAATCTCAGCCGCGCCAGAAACGGATGCCTGTGTCCAGACCCAGTTTTGATTGCTCGGATCCGGAAGACTCTAACGGAGGCTGGAATCCGTCAGCTGCACAACCCTCATATCCATCTGCAG CGACAGATCAGCCCTGCTGCAAGGCTCTGTACGACTTTGAACCGGAGAACGATGGAGAGCTTGGCTTCAACGAGGGCGACATCATCACGCTGACCAATCAGATAGACGAGAACTGGTTCGAGGGAGCCGTGCACGGCCAGACCGGATTGTTCCCCTGTAACTACGTAGAGGTGATGGTGCCACTGCGGCACTGA